The proteins below come from a single Cricetulus griseus strain 17A/GY chromosome 6, alternate assembly CriGri-PICRH-1.0, whole genome shotgun sequence genomic window:
- the Astl gene encoding astacin-like metalloendopeptidase: MGSVGDLRPWMLVLLSLLGLILAAPLAPRCSDGVCSTSVPEGFTSEGSQVSQDKDIPAINQGLISEETPESSFLVEGDIIRPSPFRLLSVTNNKWPKSVGGIVEIPFLLSSKYDESSRRVIMEAFAEFERFTCIRFVAYQGHRDFISILPMSGCFSGVGRSGGMQVVSLAPTCLQKGRGIVLHELMHVLGFWHEHSRADRDRYIRVNWNEILPGFEINFIKSRSSNMLVPYDYSSVMHYGRFAFSWRGQPTIIPLWTSSVAIGQRWNLSTSDITRVCRLYNCSQSVPDSHRRGFEAHNDGRSLSPASLSHLQRLLEALSEESRNSAPSGSRTGGQGIIPRLVDSQQRWEHLAQSKFSVEASATPPQRLAASPRSGPGAGADGISLGQFQAAQVPTALPTPFPETRDQPAPIQDALESLALLPGGCAPGSHFKEVPRD, encoded by the exons ATGGGGAGCGTGGGAGACCTTCGGCCTTGGATGCTAGTTTTGCTCTCCTTGCTGG GTTTGATCTTGGCAGCACCCTTAGCACCCAGATGTTCAGACGGAGTCTGCAGTACCAGTGTCCCAGAAGGCTTCACTTCTGAAGGGAGCCAGGTATCTCAGGACAAGGACATCCCCGCAATTAACCAAG gGCTCATCTCTGAGGAAACCCCAGAAAGCAGCTTCCTGGTTGAAGGCGACATCATCCGGCCA AGCCCCTTCCGATTGTTGTCAGTGACCAACAATAAATGGCCCAAGAGTGTTGGTGGCATTGTGGAGATCCCCTTCCTGCTCTCCAGCAAGTATG ATGAGTCCAGCCGCCGGGTCATTATGGAGGCCTTTGCTGAGTTTGAGCGTTTCACATGCATCCGGTTTGTTGCTTACCAGGGCCACAGAGACTTCATTTCCATCCTTCCTATGTCAGG GTGCTTCTCTGGTGTGGGACGCAGTGGAGGGATGCAAGTGGTGTCCCTGGCACCCACTTGTCTCCAGAAGGGCCGGGGCATTGTCCTACATGAGCTCATGCATGTGCTTGGCTTCTGGCATGAGCATTCACGGGCAGACCGGGACCGCTACATCCGAGTCAACTGGAACGAGATCCTCCCAG GCTTTGAAATCAACTTCATCAAGTCTCGGAGTAGCAATATGTTAGTACCCTATGACTACTCGTCAGTGATGCATTATGGGAG GTTTGCCTTCAGCTGGCGTGGACAGCCCACCATCATACCACTCTGGACCTCCAGTGTGGCCATTGGCCAGCGATGGAACCTGAGCACCTCAGATATCACCCGGGTCTGCAGGCTGTATAACTGCAGCCAAAGTGTCCCTGATTCCCACAGGAGAG GGTTCGAGGCCCACAATGATGGAAGAAGCCTCTCTCCTGCCTCGCTATCACATCTACAAAGACTTCTGGAGGCACTGTCAGAAGAATCTAGAAATTCTGCCCCCAGTGGCTCCAGGACTGGAGGCCAGGGTATCATTCCCAGGCTTGTAGACAGCCAGCAACGATGGGAGCATCTTGCTCAGAGCAAGttcagtgtggaggcctcggcAACACCACCTCAAAGACTAGCTGCTTCTCCAAGGTCAGGGCCTGGAGCAGGTGCAGATGGCATTTCTCTAGGGCAGTTTCAGGCAGCCCAAGTGCCCACTGCACTTCCTACTCCATTTCCAGAAACCAGAGACCAGCCAGCACCTATCCAAGATGCCTTGGAGAGCCTAGCTTTGCTTCCGGGAGGTTGCGCACCCGGAAGTCACTTTAAAGAGGTGCCCAGAGACTGA
- the Adra2b gene encoding alpha-2B adrenergic receptor — protein MDHQEPYSVQATAAIASAITFLILFTIFGNALVILAVLTSRSLRAPQNLFLVSLAAADILVATLIIPFSLANELLGYWYFWRTWCEVYLALDVLFCTSSIVHLCAISLDRYWAVSRALEYNSKRTPRRIKCIILTVWLIAAVISLPPLIYKSDQRPEPHGLPQCELNQEAWYILASSIGSFFAPCLIMILVYLRIYVIAKRSHCRGPRAKRGSGEGESKQPRPVAGGAPTLAKVPTLASPLSSVGEANGHPKPPREKEEGETPEDRESRALPPNWSALPRSGQCQKKGFGGATAEEGAEEEDEEEVEECEPQTLPASPASVCSPPLQQPQASRVLATLRGQVLLGRTVGAASGQWWRRRTQLSREKRFTFVLAVVIGVFVICWFPFFFSYSLGAICPQRCKVPHGLFQFFFWIGYCNSSLNPVIYTIFNQDFRRAFRRILCRQWTQTAW, from the coding sequence ATGGACCACCAAGAGCCCTACTCCGTGCAAGCCACCGCCGCCATCGCGTCGGCCATCACCTTCCTTATCCTTTTCACCATTTTCGGCAACGCACTGGTTATTCTGGCTGTGTTGACCAGCCGCTCACTCCGTGCACCACAAAACCTGTTTCTGGTGTCATTGGCGGCCGCGGATATCCTAGTGGCCACCCTTATCATCCCTTTCTCTTTGGCCAACGAGCTACTGGGTTATTGGTACTTCTGGCGCACATGGTGCGAGGTCTACCTGGCGCTAGATGTGCTCTTCTGTACCTCCTCCATCGTGCACCTGTGTGCTATCAGCCTGGACCGATACTGGGCAGTGAGCCGAGCATTGGAGTACAACTCCAAGCGCACCCCGCGCCGCATCAAATGTATCATCCTCACTGTGTGGCTCATTGCAGCCGTCATTTCTCTGCCGCCCCTCATCTACAAGAGTGATCAGCGTCCGGAGCCCCACGGGCTCCCCCAGTGTGAGCTCAACCAAGAGGCCTGGTACATCTTGGCTTCCAGCATCGGCTCTTTCTTTGCTCCCTGCCTCATCATGATCCTCGTCTACTTGCGAATCTATGTAATTGCCAAACGCAGCCACTGCCGAGGTCCCAGGGCCAAAAGGGGCTCTGGAGAGGGTGAGTCCAAGCAGCCTCGTCCTGTCGCTGGGGGAGCTCCAACCTTAGCTAAGGTGCCAACCCTGGCCTCTCCTCTGTCTTCGGTGGGAGAGGCCAATGGACACCCCAAGCCTccaagggagaaggaggagggggagaccCCTGAAGATCGTGAGTCCAGGGCTTTGCCACCCAACTGGTCTGCCCTTCCAAGATCAGGACAGTGCCAGAAGAAGGGCTTTGGTGGGGCGACTGCAGAGGAGGGAGCtgaagaggaggatgaagaggaggtgGAAGAGTGTGAACCCCAAACCCTGCCAGCATCTCCTGCCTCGGTATGCAGCCCACCCTTGCAGCAGCCTCAGGCTTCCCGGGTGTTGGCCACTCTTCGTGGCCAGGTGCTTCTGGGCCGGACTGTGGGTGCAGccagtgggcagtggtggcgtcgTCGGACACAGCTGAGCCGGGAGAAAAGGTTCACCTTTGTGCTGGCAGTGGTCATTGGCGTTTTTGTGATCTGCTGGTTTCCCTTCTTCTTCAGCTATAGCCTGGGGGCCATCTGCCCACAGCGCTGCAAGGTACCACACGGCCTCTTCCAGTTCTTCTTTTGGATTGGCTATTGCAACAGCTCTCTGAATCCCGTTATCTACACCATCTTCAACCAGGACTTCCGACGTGCCTTTCGAAGGATCCTTTGCCGGCAGTGGACACAGACTGCCTGGTGA